Proteins from one Pontibacter korlensis genomic window:
- a CDS encoding SRPBCC family protein has translation MTWLRNVLIALLVIMSALVGASYFLPDKIEVQQTMLLRQSPEEVYPYLNNPTEWQHWSVLNKTNDPSMIHLYGGPLQGKGARLQWSGDKVGNGQLVFKESVEPSMIIYEQILTDDSASIHGSFTLASVSGGTQVSWSQQTVLKQTPIAKFFGLLQKHKMEQEVIQGLQGLHTLLQNKGKKAGKVKFGSL, from the coding sequence ATGACCTGGCTCAGAAATGTGCTGATTGCGCTTCTGGTAATAATGAGTGCCCTTGTAGGTGCGTCTTATTTTTTGCCTGATAAGATTGAGGTTCAGCAGACTATGCTTTTAAGGCAGTCGCCGGAAGAGGTGTACCCTTACCTCAACAACCCTACCGAGTGGCAGCACTGGAGTGTACTCAACAAAACTAACGACCCCAGCATGATTCACCTCTATGGTGGCCCTTTACAGGGCAAAGGGGCACGATTGCAGTGGAGCGGCGACAAAGTTGGCAACGGGCAACTCGTTTTTAAGGAAAGTGTTGAGCCGAGCATGATTATATACGAGCAAATTCTCACCGATGACTCTGCCTCCATCCATGGCTCTTTTACACTGGCCTCTGTAAGTGGTGGCACCCAAGTGTCTTGGAGTCAACAGACCGTGTTGAAGCAGACGCCTATTGCCAAGTTCTTTGGGCTGCTGCAAAAGCATAAAATGGAGCAGGAAGTAATTCAAGGCCTGCAAGGGCTGCATACTTTGCTCCAGAACAAGGGCAAAAAGGCAGGAAAGGTGAAGTTTGGGAGCCTTTAA
- a CDS encoding helix-turn-helix domain-containing protein: protein MDELQRLIWEGENDKVDFKQRVTKPEKIARTMVSFANTHGGVILVGVKDNGYVTGVDPEEEKHTLQLAADFYCDPPVQLQYEEIEQDNRTVLMVIVPESKQKPHFAKLGNDDWRGYVRVKDTSVQTSKMVNKVLEQEPEQFEQLPLNRHENAVLDYLQLHPRITLRQFMKIANLSERRAYRILVKLVIHGYLLLHDKEKEDFYTLV from the coding sequence ATGGACGAACTACAGCGCCTTATCTGGGAAGGCGAGAACGACAAAGTCGATTTCAAACAACGTGTAACCAAACCTGAAAAAATTGCCCGTACTATGGTTTCCTTCGCCAATACACATGGTGGGGTTATTCTGGTGGGTGTGAAGGATAATGGCTACGTAACAGGTGTGGACCCGGAGGAAGAAAAACACACCTTGCAGCTTGCAGCCGATTTTTACTGCGATCCGCCCGTGCAGCTCCAATATGAGGAGATTGAGCAGGACAACCGCACGGTGCTGATGGTAATTGTGCCTGAGAGCAAACAAAAACCGCATTTTGCCAAATTAGGCAATGATGACTGGCGCGGGTATGTACGCGTGAAAGATACAAGTGTGCAGACCAGCAAGATGGTGAACAAAGTGCTGGAGCAGGAACCGGAACAATTTGAGCAGCTTCCGTTAAACCGCCACGAAAACGCTGTGCTTGACTACCTGCAGTTACACCCACGTATCACGCTCCGGCAGTTTATGAAAATAGCTAACCTCTCGGAACGTAGGGCCTACCGTATACTGGTAAAACTTGTAATTCACGGATATCTTTTGCTCCACGACAAAGAGAAAGAAGATTTCTATACCTTAGTTTAA
- a CDS encoding DUF3127 domain-containing protein: MSFDIQGKLYEVFEEQQISDKFRKREFVLEIPDGSYTQYVKFQLTQDKCNLLDSYKNGDEVKVTFNLTGKPFTKNGQTMYFTNLQAWRMEPASNDLGGPSGAAAPQQDAPSFYSSDVDNDLPF; encoded by the coding sequence ATGTCTTTTGATATCCAAGGTAAACTGTACGAGGTCTTTGAAGAGCAACAGATCAGCGATAAATTCAGAAAGCGTGAGTTCGTGCTGGAGATTCCGGATGGTTCTTACACGCAGTATGTAAAATTTCAGCTGACGCAGGATAAGTGTAACCTGCTTGACTCTTACAAGAACGGCGACGAAGTGAAGGTAACGTTTAACCTAACAGGTAAGCCTTTCACTAAAAATGGCCAGACCATGTACTTTACAAACCTGCAAGCCTGGAGAATGGAGCCTGCTTCAAATGACCTTGGCGGACCTTCCGGTGCAGCAGCCCCTCAGCAAGATGCTCCTTCGTTCTACAGCAGCGATGTTGATAACGACTTGCCGTTCTAA
- a CDS encoding dipeptidase, which translates to MKKRQLLLSLSAALSLGLYTHTLSAQDYKKLHQEAILIDTHNDVLISVMEGLDISKDLRGKTHSDLVRFKEGGVDAQFFSVWSDETGTFKYANQQIDSLEAIVKRHPDKLMMAYNAQDIRRAAQQGKMAALIGVEGGHMIESDIKKLEQLHQRGARYLTLTWNNSTPWATSAMDESSGKLKDSQKGLTELGRQIVRRMNKLGMMVDVSHVGEKTFWDVIETTKKPVLVSHSCVHDINPVFRNLTDEQIKAVAKNGGVIHLNFFSGFLDPQFVARINAFQDAHKSETDSLKAKGWKNDAIMDYLAESYPEDVQHLRPPLSLLLAHLDHIVKLVGVDHVGLGSDFDGITSSPQQLDGVQDFPVITKELLARGYSEADIKKILGENFLRVFKANAG; encoded by the coding sequence ATGAAGAAGCGTCAACTACTCCTGAGTTTATCTGCGGCACTTAGCCTAGGTTTGTACACCCACACCCTTTCTGCACAGGATTACAAGAAGCTGCACCAGGAGGCTATATTAATAGACACACATAATGATGTATTAATCTCTGTAATGGAGGGACTGGATATTAGCAAAGATCTACGCGGCAAAACTCATTCTGACCTGGTACGCTTCAAGGAAGGTGGAGTTGATGCGCAATTTTTCTCCGTTTGGAGCGATGAGACAGGCACCTTCAAGTATGCTAATCAGCAGATCGACTCGCTGGAGGCTATTGTGAAGCGCCACCCGGACAAGCTGATGATGGCCTATAACGCACAGGATATAAGACGGGCAGCACAGCAGGGAAAAATGGCCGCACTAATTGGTGTGGAAGGTGGTCACATGATCGAAAGCGACATCAAAAAATTAGAGCAACTGCATCAACGCGGTGCCCGCTACCTTACCCTCACCTGGAATAACTCCACTCCTTGGGCCACCTCTGCCATGGATGAAAGCTCAGGAAAGCTTAAAGACTCTCAGAAGGGATTAACTGAACTTGGCCGGCAGATTGTGCGCCGCATGAATAAGTTGGGTATGATGGTAGACGTAAGCCACGTGGGCGAGAAGACCTTTTGGGATGTGATAGAGACAACCAAAAAGCCGGTACTTGTATCTCACAGCTGCGTGCACGATATCAACCCTGTTTTCCGTAACCTAACGGATGAGCAGATTAAAGCTGTTGCAAAGAATGGTGGTGTCATCCACCTTAACTTCTTCTCTGGTTTCCTTGATCCTCAGTTTGTTGCACGTATCAATGCTTTTCAGGATGCACATAAGAGTGAAACAGACTCCTTAAAAGCTAAAGGCTGGAAGAATGATGCCATCATGGACTATCTGGCTGAGAGCTACCCAGAGGACGTTCAGCACCTGCGCCCTCCCCTGTCGCTTCTGCTAGCTCACCTCGACCATATTGTTAAGCTTGTTGGGGTTGATCATGTGGGCCTCGGCTCAGACTTCGACGGCATCACCTCGTCTCCGCAGCAATTAGATGGTGTACAGGATTTTCCTGTAATTACGAAAGAGTTACTGGCCAGAGGCTATAGTGAGGCCGATATAAAGAAGATCCTTGGCGAAAATTTCCTGCGCGTGTTTAAAGCGAACGCTGGCTAA
- a CDS encoding efflux RND transporter periplasmic adaptor subunit, which yields MKSKYTWLLSAIIGPTVLASCGGDNAAQQQMNPAAMAVPVSTAKVSEQRVTGKDTYPGSVTALQEVELRPQVSGYITNIYVQDGQRVTKGQKLYEIDQRKYQAGLQQAQANLQSARANLARVQKDLERYERLAEKDAIAKQQVDYARTEVQTAKSQVAAAQAQVQTASTDVGYSTITAPFSGTIGISQVRVGAQVSPGQPLLNTISSTDPIAVDFVINEQEISRFSRLQQGEQPDSLFTIRLNNGETYPHTGKLLAIDRAIGRQTGTTTVRVQFPNSDRVLIPGMTVSVDVLNQDIGQQLVIPYKAVSEQLGEFYVYLVQGDSAVQQNVQLGTKFNGNIVIREGLKEGQQIVVEGIQRLRQGAKVQVGAPQQGSQPAAGR from the coding sequence ATGAAGAGTAAATACACATGGCTGCTATCAGCCATTATCGGCCCTACTGTACTTGCCTCCTGCGGTGGTGACAATGCAGCCCAGCAGCAGATGAATCCTGCCGCCATGGCCGTTCCTGTAAGCACCGCCAAAGTTTCTGAGCAGCGTGTTACGGGTAAAGATACTTATCCAGGATCCGTGACAGCTCTTCAGGAAGTAGAATTGCGACCACAGGTATCTGGCTACATCACTAACATTTATGTGCAGGATGGGCAGCGTGTAACAAAAGGGCAAAAGCTATACGAAATTGACCAGCGCAAATACCAGGCAGGGCTACAGCAGGCGCAGGCTAACCTGCAAAGCGCCAGAGCCAACCTGGCACGTGTGCAAAAAGACCTGGAACGTTACGAGAGACTTGCTGAAAAAGACGCGATAGCTAAGCAACAAGTTGATTATGCCCGCACAGAAGTACAGACGGCAAAATCACAGGTTGCTGCTGCGCAGGCACAGGTACAGACTGCATCTACTGATGTTGGTTATTCTACCATCACAGCTCCTTTTAGCGGTACCATCGGTATTTCTCAGGTAAGAGTTGGAGCCCAGGTTTCTCCGGGCCAGCCATTGCTTAACACCATCTCTTCTACTGATCCTATTGCTGTAGACTTTGTGATAAATGAGCAGGAGATTTCCCGTTTCAGCAGGCTGCAGCAGGGTGAACAGCCTGATTCACTCTTTACTATACGCCTGAATAATGGCGAAACATACCCGCACACTGGTAAGCTGCTTGCTATCGACAGAGCCATAGGCCGTCAGACAGGTACTACTACTGTTAGAGTCCAGTTTCCAAATTCAGATAGAGTGCTTATTCCAGGTATGACAGTAAGCGTGGACGTGTTGAACCAGGATATTGGCCAGCAGCTGGTTATACCTTATAAGGCTGTTTCGGAGCAACTTGGCGAGTTCTATGTGTACTTGGTGCAGGGTGATTCAGCTGTACAGCAGAATGTTCAGTTAGGCACCAAGTTTAACGGCAACATTGTTATTCGCGAAGGCCTGAAAGAAGGACAGCAGATTGTTGTAGAAGGCATTCAGAGGCTGCGTCAGGGAGCTAAAGTACAGGTGGGTGCGCCACAGCAAGGTTCTCAGCCGGCAGCCGGCAGGTAA
- a CDS encoding S46 family peptidase: protein MISKRILTFFAAAFLSIGISTARPDEGMWLPLLLKQLNEAEMQKKGMRLSAEDIYNVNQSSLKDAIVSFGGFCTGEMISPEGLLLTNHHCGYGQVQQHSTVENDYLTEGFWAKTRQEELPNPGLTATFIVRMEDVTKQILTGTEGAKTEAEREAVIQRNIARVGKEATAGTHYNAVIRPFFYGNEYYMYITETFKDVRLVGAPPSSIGKFGGDTDNWMWPRHTGDFSLFRVYAGPANEPAEYSPENKPYKPKHHLPISLNGIEEGDFTMVFGFPGRTNEYLTSHAVQEIYEVSNPHKINIRETKLNILDKDMKASDEVRIKYAAKYASIANAWKKWIGENRGIRKANAIEEKQKLEQQFTHWVAADPARQQKYGNLMAEFEKNYKALDSITISRDYINEAAFGVEIVKLANNFTTLQSMLAQKAPQKDIDAQVAKLESYASGYFKDYNVASDKKVFAALLSLYYNNIDQKLHPEVFTMVRNKYKGDFTKYADDVFAKSAFVSEAGVKKILADAKAGKDAIKNDPAFELANSVAGYYRVNVMPTYTAVNDKLSLLYRSYVAGLREMQSDKNFYPDANSTLRVAYGIVEPYEPVDGVKYKYYTTLEGVMEKAASGIAEDYAIPAKLRELYEKKDYGRYGVNGQMPVAFIASNHTTGGNSGSPVINANGQLIGTNFDRNWEGTMSDIVYNPDQVRNISVDVRYILFIVDKFAGAGHLVDEMTLVTDDTSGLPQVDSRRKATEEPSKQNKKKERRKKKKQKAETAS from the coding sequence ATGATTAGCAAACGCATATTAACCTTTTTTGCGGCCGCTTTTCTAAGCATTGGCATTAGTACTGCACGCCCTGATGAGGGTATGTGGCTGCCCTTGCTACTGAAGCAGCTGAACGAAGCAGAGATGCAGAAAAAAGGCATGAGGCTGTCGGCAGAAGACATTTACAATGTCAACCAGTCGAGCCTGAAAGATGCCATTGTTTCCTTTGGAGGCTTCTGCACCGGCGAAATGATTTCTCCAGAGGGGCTTCTGCTTACCAATCACCACTGTGGCTACGGGCAAGTGCAACAGCACAGTACAGTAGAAAACGACTACCTTACAGAAGGCTTCTGGGCTAAAACACGCCAGGAGGAGCTGCCTAACCCGGGCCTAACTGCCACTTTTATCGTGCGCATGGAAGATGTGACCAAGCAGATACTGACAGGTACTGAAGGCGCTAAGACAGAGGCAGAACGTGAGGCTGTAATACAGCGCAACATTGCACGAGTAGGAAAAGAAGCCACAGCTGGCACACATTATAATGCCGTTATCCGACCGTTCTTCTATGGCAATGAGTACTACATGTACATTACTGAAACGTTCAAAGATGTACGCCTTGTAGGAGCCCCTCCTTCATCAATCGGTAAGTTCGGTGGGGACACTGATAACTGGATGTGGCCACGCCACACTGGCGACTTTTCTTTATTCCGTGTTTACGCCGGCCCAGCTAATGAGCCTGCTGAGTACTCTCCAGAGAACAAGCCATACAAACCAAAGCACCACCTACCTATTTCCCTGAACGGTATAGAGGAAGGTGACTTTACAATGGTATTTGGTTTCCCGGGTCGCACTAACGAGTACCTAACCTCCCATGCGGTGCAGGAAATTTATGAGGTATCCAACCCGCATAAAATAAACATTCGTGAAACAAAGCTGAACATCCTGGACAAGGACATGAAAGCTTCAGATGAAGTGCGTATCAAGTATGCCGCTAAGTATGCCAGCATCGCCAATGCCTGGAAAAAATGGATTGGAGAGAATCGTGGCATTCGTAAGGCCAACGCCATTGAGGAAAAGCAGAAGTTGGAGCAGCAATTCACCCACTGGGTAGCAGCTGACCCTGCGCGCCAGCAAAAGTATGGCAACCTTATGGCTGAGTTCGAGAAGAACTACAAGGCGCTGGACAGTATTACCATCTCCCGCGACTACATTAACGAGGCTGCCTTTGGTGTGGAGATCGTGAAGCTGGCAAACAACTTTACTACCCTGCAGAGCATGCTGGCACAAAAAGCGCCTCAAAAAGATATAGACGCGCAGGTAGCAAAGCTGGAGTCATACGCATCTGGCTATTTTAAAGACTACAATGTCGCGTCTGATAAGAAGGTTTTTGCAGCCTTGCTGAGCCTGTACTATAACAACATCGATCAAAAGCTGCACCCAGAGGTGTTTACCATGGTGCGCAACAAGTATAAAGGCGATTTTACCAAGTATGCTGATGATGTATTTGCCAAATCGGCCTTTGTTTCTGAAGCTGGTGTAAAGAAAATACTGGCTGACGCAAAAGCTGGCAAAGACGCTATCAAAAATGACCCTGCCTTTGAATTGGCTAACAGTGTAGCAGGGTATTATCGTGTAAACGTGATGCCAACTTACACGGCAGTAAACGACAAGCTTAGCCTGTTGTACCGCAGCTACGTAGCTGGCCTTCGCGAAATGCAGAGCGACAAGAACTTCTACCCTGATGCTAACTCTACGCTTCGTGTTGCTTATGGTATAGTGGAGCCATACGAACCGGTAGACGGTGTAAAGTATAAATACTACACTACCCTGGAAGGAGTGATGGAAAAAGCTGCCTCTGGTATTGCAGAAGACTATGCCATACCGGCCAAGCTTCGTGAGCTGTATGAGAAAAAAGACTACGGGCGCTATGGCGTAAACGGACAGATGCCTGTTGCTTTTATTGCCTCTAACCACACTACAGGCGGCAACTCTGGTTCGCCGGTTATCAATGCCAATGGACAACTGATCGGTACAAACTTTGACCGCAACTGGGAAGGCACCATGAGCGACATAGTATACAACCCGGATCAGGTGCGCAACATTTCTGTTGATGTGCGCTACATACTGTTTATAGTAGATAAGTTTGCCGGAGCCGGACACCTGGTGGACGAGATGACACTGGTTACAGACGATACTTCCGGCCTGCCTCAGGTAGATTCCCGAAGGAAGGCAACAGAAGAGCCATCAAAACAAAACAAGAAAAAGGAGCGCAGAAAAAAGAAAAAGCAAAAAGCTGAAACAGCCTCCTAA
- a CDS encoding YkvA family protein gives MLQDWIQKGYSYSQNPIFRKLTGKAGAMLTKPMKVGLLLTTAYNKLVDVNGKETGFHQLKNVMQTFIRLVRAYIRGDYRDVSSKSMVIGVAVLLYLVTPLDIIPDFIPVIGLMDDISLMAWFVDAFSKEILKYREWETQTSYENIGRF, from the coding sequence ATGCTACAAGACTGGATACAGAAAGGATACAGCTACTCTCAAAACCCTATCTTCAGGAAACTAACCGGTAAAGCTGGTGCAATGCTCACGAAGCCTATGAAAGTGGGGCTTTTGCTAACTACTGCCTACAACAAACTGGTGGATGTAAATGGCAAGGAGACAGGTTTTCACCAGCTCAAAAATGTTATGCAAACATTCATACGGCTGGTTCGCGCATACATCCGGGGCGACTACCGTGATGTTTCCAGCAAGTCGATGGTAATTGGTGTAGCCGTGCTTTTGTACTTGGTTACTCCTCTCGATATCATTCCTGACTTTATACCTGTAATAGGGTTAATGGATGACATCAGCCTGATGGCCTGGTTTGTTGATGCCTTCAGCAAAGAGATTCTCAAGTACCGGGAGTGGGAAACGCAAACCAGCTACGAAAACATTGGCCGCTTCTAA
- a CDS encoding PhoH family protein — translation MPKASPETMAATAKSTRKPAASKAKTANATTTPKKKATEVQEKKIFVLDTSVILYDHSAIQNFQEHDVAIPITVLEELDNFKKGNDIKNFEAREFIRFIDKLSAEHKLQDWIPLNGKTKGSFKVMMNSTKTGVDAVSIFGDKNDHHILNSAIQMQQEKPENKVVLVTKDINLRLKARALNIVSEDYETGKIQDVADLYTGSDTIEDVATSAVNDLYEQGFCDVEKVLHATPADNHFFVLKSFKNSVLCFYNKAEKRLERVDKNTAYGVKPRNAEQAFALHALMNPNIKLISIQGVAGTGKTLLALASALEQRREYKQIYLARPVVPLSNKDIGYLPGDIKSKLNPYMEPLWDNLKYIQNQYPETSKEYQRLREMVELEKLMITPLAYIRGRSLSNIIFIVDEAQNLTPHEVKTIISRAGENTKIIFTGDIYQIDTPYLDSQSNGLSYLIDRARNHPLYAHITLLKGERSELANLANELL, via the coding sequence ATGCCTAAAGCATCACCCGAAACCATGGCTGCCACTGCTAAAAGCACCCGTAAGCCTGCAGCCAGCAAAGCAAAAACCGCTAACGCAACTACTACCCCTAAAAAGAAAGCCACAGAAGTTCAGGAGAAAAAAATCTTTGTATTAGACACCTCCGTAATCCTCTACGACCACAGCGCCATTCAGAATTTCCAGGAGCACGATGTTGCCATTCCCATTACTGTGCTGGAGGAGCTAGATAATTTCAAGAAAGGTAACGACATCAAAAATTTTGAGGCACGGGAGTTTATCCGCTTCATCGATAAGCTTTCAGCAGAGCACAAGCTACAAGACTGGATTCCGCTGAATGGCAAAACCAAAGGCAGCTTTAAAGTAATGATGAACAGCACCAAAACAGGTGTTGATGCTGTCAGCATTTTCGGCGACAAGAACGACCACCACATCCTGAACTCTGCCATTCAGATGCAGCAGGAGAAGCCGGAAAATAAAGTGGTGCTGGTTACAAAAGATATCAACCTCCGCCTGAAGGCTCGTGCCCTAAATATTGTTTCAGAAGATTATGAGACTGGCAAAATACAGGATGTAGCTGACCTCTATACTGGCAGCGATACCATTGAAGATGTTGCCACTAGTGCAGTGAACGACTTGTACGAGCAAGGCTTTTGCGATGTAGAGAAAGTACTACATGCCACACCTGCAGATAACCACTTCTTCGTGCTCAAGAGCTTTAAGAACTCAGTTCTTTGTTTTTACAACAAAGCAGAGAAACGGTTGGAGCGCGTGGATAAGAATACTGCTTATGGTGTAAAGCCGCGCAACGCTGAGCAGGCCTTTGCCTTACATGCCCTAATGAACCCAAACATCAAATTGATAAGCATACAAGGTGTGGCCGGTACAGGAAAAACCCTTTTAGCGTTGGCAAGCGCTCTGGAGCAACGTCGGGAGTATAAGCAGATTTACCTGGCCAGACCAGTGGTGCCTTTAAGCAACAAAGACATTGGCTACCTTCCAGGTGACATAAAGTCGAAGCTTAACCCGTATATGGAGCCGCTCTGGGATAACCTGAAGTATATACAGAACCAATACCCAGAAACAAGCAAGGAATACCAACGGCTACGGGAAATGGTGGAGTTGGAAAAGCTGATGATCACTCCCCTGGCCTACATACGCGGGCGCAGCTTATCCAATATCATCTTTATTGTAGACGAGGCACAAAACCTGACGCCGCACGAGGTGAAAACCATTATCTCACGGGCAGGGGAAAACACCAAAATCATTTTTACGGGAGATATCTATCAGATAGACACCCCCTACCTCGATTCTCAGAGTAATGGACTCTCCTACCTGATTGATCGGGCCCGGAACCACCCGCTCTACGCACACATCACACTGCTGAAAGGCGAACGCTCTGAGCTTGCCAACCTGGCAAACGAGTTGTTGTAA
- a CDS encoding class I SAM-dependent methyltransferase, translated as MAKQPKDNFSEQASAYAAFRPHYPQQLYDFLYSLPMQRDTAWDCGTGNGQVASELAKAFKLVYATDISEAQLQHAPQRQNIRYLTCPAESSPLQSHSIDLLTVAQAVHWFDFKRFTNEAERVLKPGGWIALWGYGLVQAADQQLNPLIKYFYTHTVGPYWDQERKHIDNKYEPVPFPFAEIKTPDFSIPVNWTRADLLGYLSSWSSVQHFNRHNLFSPLPEFENKLQVYWPSEEKKEFNFPVFLRVGQAK; from the coding sequence ATGGCTAAGCAACCTAAAGACAACTTCTCTGAGCAAGCTTCTGCTTATGCTGCTTTCCGGCCACACTACCCCCAGCAGCTGTATGACTTTCTCTACAGCCTGCCGATGCAAAGAGATACAGCCTGGGACTGTGGTACAGGAAACGGTCAGGTAGCAAGCGAATTAGCCAAAGCTTTTAAACTTGTTTATGCCACTGACATAAGCGAAGCACAGCTACAACACGCACCACAGAGGCAAAATATTCGCTACCTTACTTGTCCTGCAGAAAGCTCACCGCTGCAGTCTCACAGCATAGATCTTCTCACAGTTGCTCAGGCAGTTCATTGGTTCGATTTCAAGAGATTTACCAATGAGGCAGAACGGGTGTTGAAGCCCGGAGGCTGGATTGCTTTGTGGGGTTATGGATTGGTACAAGCAGCAGACCAGCAACTAAATCCACTCATCAAATATTTCTACACCCACACTGTCGGTCCTTACTGGGATCAAGAACGTAAGCACATAGACAATAAGTATGAACCTGTGCCTTTCCCGTTTGCAGAAATCAAGACTCCTGATTTTAGTATACCCGTTAACTGGACAAGGGCAGACCTCTTGGGTTACCTGAGCTCCTGGTCCAGTGTACAACATTTCAACAGGCACAACTTATTTTCTCCCCTACCTGAATTTGAAAACAAGCTACAAGTATACTGGCCGTCAGAAGAGAAAAAGGAGTTTAATTTTCCTGTGTTCTTACGTGTAGGCCAGGCAAAATAG
- a CDS encoding TetR/AcrR family transcriptional regulator, with protein sequence MEPIPEKKKAIFESTLGLVREKGFHGTPVSLVAKNAGVAAGTIYHYFDSKETLMRELFDYIQQQVIHVVLTEDKKDTSFKECFFNIWFSLFSFYSGNPNVFRFMEQFINSPYNTGERELGKDEFHRLLFRFFERGINEGALKPMNPKLLGTLAFSNVITTAKILSSGRLELQEGELEQIPQILWEGMKNR encoded by the coding sequence ATGGAGCCAATACCTGAAAAAAAGAAAGCAATTTTTGAAAGCACGCTAGGGCTGGTCAGGGAAAAGGGCTTCCATGGTACGCCAGTGAGCCTTGTGGCTAAAAATGCAGGGGTGGCAGCAGGTACCATCTACCATTACTTCGACAGTAAAGAGACGCTCATGCGCGAACTCTTCGACTACATTCAGCAGCAGGTAATCCATGTCGTGCTGACAGAAGACAAAAAGGACACTTCGTTCAAAGAATGTTTTTTTAACATCTGGTTTAGCCTTTTCTCCTTCTACAGCGGCAACCCCAATGTGTTCCGGTTTATGGAGCAGTTTATAAACTCCCCATACAACACCGGGGAAAGGGAGCTCGGCAAAGACGAGTTTCACCGGCTTCTGTTCAGATTTTTTGAGCGTGGTATCAATGAAGGAGCTTTAAAACCCATGAACCCTAAGCTTTTAGGCACCCTGGCATTTAGCAATGTCATCACCACAGCCAAGATTCTATCGTCAGGCAGGCTTGAATTGCAGGAAGGTGAATTGGAGCAAATTCCACAAATCCTGTGGGAAGGCATGAAGAACAGATAA
- a CDS encoding TolC family protein, with amino-acid sequence MKFINRLRPLLVACLLFPTILLAQGNTVPATGGLTLEQCVDYALENRAAVEQALLDEQIGNRQIRANLSGWYPEINASFGGSYNIKPQQFPVGDQIVTSAQRYSSNLLFEANQNLFNNDLLLASKAARFSRLQLEQQITNTKINTVVEVSKAFYDILLTQEQHRILLVNLERQEKQYNDARSRYEVGLVDKTDYQRAAITLANIRSDIKRAQEGLKAKVAYLKQLMGYPIENNLELAYDYTQMEQAVLVDTSEVVEFANRIELQQLQTQRQLLELNTAYNKWSFLPTVSAYINYNAQYFSSTDLADLYNTAFPTSVVGLRVSLPIFQGLRRFQNIRIAQLQEERLDVQIEDTRKAINTEYQAALANYKADLTDWRTLQSNLELAQEVYDIIKLQYDEGVKAYVDLVVAESELRATQINYYNALYNLMASKLDYQRALGNININP; translated from the coding sequence ATGAAATTTATCAATAGACTAAGGCCATTATTGGTAGCATGCCTACTGTTCCCGACAATACTGTTGGCCCAAGGCAATACAGTGCCAGCCACTGGGGGCCTGACGCTGGAGCAGTGTGTGGACTACGCCCTGGAAAATAGAGCGGCCGTGGAACAGGCCTTGCTCGATGAACAGATAGGCAACCGCCAGATCAGAGCAAACCTCTCCGGCTGGTATCCGGAAATCAATGCTAGCTTTGGCGGCTCTTATAATATTAAGCCACAGCAGTTCCCGGTTGGAGACCAGATTGTCACTTCTGCTCAAAGGTATTCTTCTAACCTGTTGTTCGAAGCAAACCAGAACCTGTTCAACAACGACCTGCTTTTGGCCTCTAAGGCTGCGCGTTTTAGCAGACTGCAACTGGAACAGCAGATCACTAACACCAAAATCAACACTGTGGTGGAGGTTAGCAAGGCCTTTTACGACATACTTCTAACGCAGGAGCAGCACCGTATCCTACTGGTAAACCTGGAGCGCCAGGAAAAACAGTATAACGACGCCCGCAGCCGCTATGAAGTTGGTTTAGTTGATAAAACTGATTACCAGCGCGCCGCCATTACACTGGCAAATATCCGCAGCGACATTAAACGCGCTCAGGAAGGCTTGAAAGCTAAAGTTGCTTATTTAAAGCAGCTGATGGGCTACCCAATAGAAAATAACCTGGAGCTGGCCTACGATTATACCCAGATGGAGCAGGCTGTGCTGGTAGACACCTCTGAGGTAGTGGAGTTTGCTAACAGAATAGAGCTGCAGCAGTTGCAGACGCAGCGTCAGCTTCTGGAGCTAAATACTGCCTACAACAAATGGAGCTTTTTGCCTACTGTTTCTGCGTACATAAACTATAATGCACAGTATTTCAGCAGCACTGACCTTGCAGATCTTTACAATACTGCCTTCCCTACCTCAGTGGTTGGCTTACGTGTTTCACTGCCTATCTTCCAGGGTCTGAGACGGTTCCAGAACATAAGGATTGCACAACTGCAGGAAGAGCGACTGGATGTGCAGATTGAAGATACCCGTAAAGCGATCAACACAGAGTATCAGGCAGCTCTGGCCAATTATAAGGCTGATCTAACCGATTGGCGTACTCTTCAGAGCAACCTTGAACTTGCTCAGGAGGTGTACGACATTATCAAGTTGCAATACGATGAAGGTGTAAAAGCCTATGTTGACCTGGTGGTGGCCGAAAGTGAGCTGCGTGCCACACAGATCAATTACTACAACGCCCTTTACAACCTCATGGCTAGTAAGCTAGATTACCAGAGAGCTCTAGGCAACATAAATATCAACCCATAA